From the genome of Aricia agestis chromosome 9, ilAriAges1.1, whole genome shotgun sequence, one region includes:
- the LOC121730673 gene encoding pancreatic triacylglycerol lipase-like, whose amino-acid sequence MKLLVVLLASIALCAGSAIPQIPGDNSHYVEGESRYIWMPDGEGKPHLVDLQAPPEITALSGRNGANNEYRLFTRNNPTNPQVLVNGNANSVWNSNWRWGRPIKAVVHGWNNNGNSQVNTLITAAFLAVDDCNVIVVDWSGAASGLYTTSVWAVPGIGQFLGNFMQWLLGTVGGNWSQVHLVGHSLGAHIVGNAGRQVGGQPWRVTGLDPAGPQWGGNSLALNRNSGVYVESIHTDGGLLGIMDPISDADFYPNGGRNPQPGCWVSTCSHGRAYELFASSVRTNHFVGRLCGDFNQAQNNQCSGSALNMGNNILSKRGSGLYALSTGNSWPF is encoded by the exons ATGAAGCTTCTGGTGGTCTTACTCGCGTCAATAgcat TGTGTGCTGGAAGTGCAATTCCCCAGATCCCAGGGGATAACAGCCACTATGTCGAAGGCGAGAGCCGCTATATTTGGATGCCCGATGGTGAGGGTAAACCTCATCTAGTAGACCTTCAAGCTCCACCTGAAATTACTGCCCTGAGTGGCAGGAACGGTGCTAACAACGAATACCGTCTCTTCACCAG gAATAACCCCACCAATCCTCAAGTTCTTGTCAATGGAAATGCTAACTCTGTCTGGAACTCAAACTGGCGGTGGGGTAGACCCATCAAAGCCGTCGTTCACGGATGGAACAACAACGGAAACAGTCAAGTGAACACGCTCATTACGGCTGCATTTTTGGCTGTCGACGACTGCAACGTAATTGTTGTCGACTGGAGCGGAGCAGCCAGTGGTCTTTACACCACCTCCGTGTGGGCTGTCCCCGGAATTGGACAATTCCTCGGCAATTTCATGCAATGGCTCCTAGGCACTGTTGGTGGAAACTGGTCCCAGGTTCATCTTGTTGGTCACAGCTTGGGAGCTCACATCGTGGGTAATGCTGGTCGCCAAGTTGGTGGACAACCATGGAGAGTGACAG gTTTGGACCCTGCTGGACCGCAGTGGGGAGGCAACTCATTGGCGTTAAACCGCAACTCCGGAGTTTACGTCGAATCCATCCACACTGACGGCGGTCTCCTGGGTATCATGGACCCAATCTCTGACGCCGACTTCTACCCCAACGGTGGAAGGAATCCTCAGCCTGGATGCTGGGTCAGCACCTGCTCGCACGGCCGCGCCTACGAGCTGTTCGCCTCCAGTGTCAGAACTAACCACTTCGTTGGAAGACTTTGCGGAGACTTCAACCAGGCTCAGAACAACCAGTGCAGCGGTAGTGCTTTGAACATGGGCAACAATATTCTCTCAAAACGCGG CTCCGGACTTTATGCTCTCTCTACTGGAAACAGCTGGCCTTTCTAA
- the LOC121730196 gene encoding sodium-coupled monocarboxylate transporter 1-like isoform X1, with protein MNSEMLHVSTVRSSFQTFSLIDYSVFVLMLIVCGGIGVYFGFVKKNRSTQDYLMGGRNMELVPVCFSLVASFISGISLLGIPTEMYVFGTSFVFMLIGALMMSIIIVNTFIPVFHELQLTSAYEYLELRYDKRLRIFGSVIFSVYLLAWLPIVIYVPALAFNQVTGVNIHVVSPIVCLVCIFYTCVGGLKAVVWTDVIQTMVMVGAMILVIVKGTINIGGFGEVIRRNWETGRIEAPPFNFDFTERHSIWSVTIGATFYWIGNIAVNQSMMQRFLSLADLKSSKRAVWGFLGGITIIVFICGFSGLLAYARYSGCDPLDSKLALAKDQILPLLVMDILSKWKGVPGVFVAGVFSAALSSLSTGLNSMAAVVLEDFWKPFFKSLSHKQTQILVRAVVVILGCICVGLVFVVEMLGSVLQLAMSLSSASMGPLAGVFLMGLFLPFIDSLSALCGGVIGLISAWWIATQSQLAQTRGLITFKEKERFTFNCTYAFDTVSANEIDENSSLPSLYRLSYLWLTAFGCLLTTIIACLISLRTTKKPTLDTRLYAPVIRSWLEKNKVKPDIHLKSIPS; from the exons ATGAATTCCGAAATGTTGCACGTTTCGACCGTGAGGTCTTCTTTTCAAACGTTCTCATTGATAGATTATTCTGTATTTGTCCTAATGTTGATAGTGTGTGGTGGTATCGGTGTTTACTTTGGTTTTGTGAAGAAGAATAGGTCCACTCAAGATTATTTAATGGGTGGGAGAAATATGGAGTTGGTACCTGTGtgtttttctttagtagctag TTTCATTTCAGGTATTTCTCTATTGGGCATTCCCACCGAGATGTATGTGTTCGGCACATCTTTTGTTTTCATGCTCATCGGTGCTCTCATGATGTCCATTATAATCGTCAACACCTTCATACCAGTGTTCCATGAACTACAACTGACTTCGGCTTATGAG TACTTGGAGCTAAGGTATGATAAAAGGTTGAGAATTTTTGGGTCTGTAATATTTAGTGTTTATTTG TTAGCTTGGCTTCCAATAGTAATTTATGTTCCAGCACTGGCATTTAATCAAG TTACAGGTGTAAACATACATGTTGTATCTCCGATTGTTTGTCTAGTGTGTATCTTTTATACTTGTGTG GGAGGTCTAAAAGCAGTTGTCTGGACTGATGTTATCCAAACGATGGTGATGGTAGGAGCCATGATTCTAGTCATCGTGAAAGGGACCATAAATATTGGTGGATTTGGTGAAGTTATCAGAAGGAATTGGGAAACAGGCAGGATAGAGGCACCACC GTTCAATTTTGATTTCACAGAAAGGCATTCTATTTGGTCTGTCACGATTGGAGCTACATTTTATTGGATTGGGAACATTGCGGTCAACCAGTCAATGATGCAGAGATTCCTTTCTTTAGCAGACTTAAAGTCATCAAAGCG AGCTGTTTGGGGTTTCCTGGGTGGAATAACAATCATAGTATTCATCTGTGGATTCAGTGGTCTCCTTGCGTATGCACGATACAGTGGATGCGATCCTTTAGACTCCAAACTAGCTTTGGCGAAGGACCAAATATTGCCGTTGTTGGTCATGGACATTCTGTCCAAGTGGAAGGGGGTACCGGGAGTTTTTGTTGCTGGTGTCTTTAGTGCTGCTTTGAG TTCTTTATCGACTGGACTAAATTCAATGGCAGCGGTTGTGTTAGAAGATTTTTGGAAACCATTTTTCAAGTCCCTCAGTCACAAGCAAACGCAAATTTTGGTGCGAGCCGTCGTCGTTATACTGGGATGCATCTGTGTGG GTTTGGTGTTCGTGGTGGAAATGCTTGGTTCGGTATTGCAATTGGCAATGAGTTTATCATCGGCGTCAATGGGACCGTTGGCTGGAGTATTTCTGATGGGACTCTTTCTTCCATTCATAGATAGTTTG AGTGCGTTATGTGGTGGAGTTATTGGCTTAATATCAGCATGGTGGATCGCCACGCAGTCGCAGCTTGCCCAAACTAGAGGTCTAATAACGTTTAAGGAAAAGGAAAGATTTACTTTCAACTGTACTTACGCTTTTGATACTGTTTCAGCTAATGAAATTGATGAGAATAG ttcttTGCCGTCCCTATACCGATTGTCCTACTTATGGCTTACAGCGTTTGGGTGCTTGTTAACCACCATAATAGCGTGTTTGATCAGCCTGAGAACAACAAAAAAACCGACATTGGATACTCGACTCTACGCACCTGTAATACGGTCTTGGTTAGAAAAGAATAAA GTAAAACCAGACATACATCTTAAGAGTATTCCAAGCTAG
- the LOC121730196 gene encoding sodium-coupled monocarboxylate transporter 1-like isoform X2: MNSEMLHVSTVRSSFQTFSLIDYSVFVLMLIVCGGIGVYFGFVKKNRSTQDYLMGGRNMELVPVCFSLVASFISGISLLGIPTEMYVFGTSFVFMLIGALMMSIIIVNTFIPVFHELQLTSAYEYLELRYDKRLRIFGSVIFSVYLLAWLPIVIYVPALAFNQVTGVNIHVVSPIVCLVCIFYTCVGGLKAVVWTDVIQTMVMVGAMILVIVKGTINIGGFGEVIRRNWETGRIEAPPFNFDFTERHSIWSVTIGATFYWIGNIAVNQSMMQRFLSLADLKSSKRAVWGFLGGITIIVFICGFSGLLAYARYSGCDPLDSKLALAKDQILPLLVMDILSKWKGVPGVFVAGVFSAALSSLSTGLNSMAAVVLEDFWKPFFKSLSHKQTQILVRAVVVILGCICVGLVFVVEMLGSVLQLAMSLSSASMGPLAGVFLMGLFLPFIDSLFFAVPIPIVLLMAYSVWVLVNHHNSVFDQPENNKKTDIGYSTLRTCNTVLVRKE; the protein is encoded by the exons ATGAATTCCGAAATGTTGCACGTTTCGACCGTGAGGTCTTCTTTTCAAACGTTCTCATTGATAGATTATTCTGTATTTGTCCTAATGTTGATAGTGTGTGGTGGTATCGGTGTTTACTTTGGTTTTGTGAAGAAGAATAGGTCCACTCAAGATTATTTAATGGGTGGGAGAAATATGGAGTTGGTACCTGTGtgtttttctttagtagctag TTTCATTTCAGGTATTTCTCTATTGGGCATTCCCACCGAGATGTATGTGTTCGGCACATCTTTTGTTTTCATGCTCATCGGTGCTCTCATGATGTCCATTATAATCGTCAACACCTTCATACCAGTGTTCCATGAACTACAACTGACTTCGGCTTATGAG TACTTGGAGCTAAGGTATGATAAAAGGTTGAGAATTTTTGGGTCTGTAATATTTAGTGTTTATTTG TTAGCTTGGCTTCCAATAGTAATTTATGTTCCAGCACTGGCATTTAATCAAG TTACAGGTGTAAACATACATGTTGTATCTCCGATTGTTTGTCTAGTGTGTATCTTTTATACTTGTGTG GGAGGTCTAAAAGCAGTTGTCTGGACTGATGTTATCCAAACGATGGTGATGGTAGGAGCCATGATTCTAGTCATCGTGAAAGGGACCATAAATATTGGTGGATTTGGTGAAGTTATCAGAAGGAATTGGGAAACAGGCAGGATAGAGGCACCACC GTTCAATTTTGATTTCACAGAAAGGCATTCTATTTGGTCTGTCACGATTGGAGCTACATTTTATTGGATTGGGAACATTGCGGTCAACCAGTCAATGATGCAGAGATTCCTTTCTTTAGCAGACTTAAAGTCATCAAAGCG AGCTGTTTGGGGTTTCCTGGGTGGAATAACAATCATAGTATTCATCTGTGGATTCAGTGGTCTCCTTGCGTATGCACGATACAGTGGATGCGATCCTTTAGACTCCAAACTAGCTTTGGCGAAGGACCAAATATTGCCGTTGTTGGTCATGGACATTCTGTCCAAGTGGAAGGGGGTACCGGGAGTTTTTGTTGCTGGTGTCTTTAGTGCTGCTTTGAG TTCTTTATCGACTGGACTAAATTCAATGGCAGCGGTTGTGTTAGAAGATTTTTGGAAACCATTTTTCAAGTCCCTCAGTCACAAGCAAACGCAAATTTTGGTGCGAGCCGTCGTCGTTATACTGGGATGCATCTGTGTGG GTTTGGTGTTCGTGGTGGAAATGCTTGGTTCGGTATTGCAATTGGCAATGAGTTTATCATCGGCGTCAATGGGACCGTTGGCTGGAGTATTTCTGATGGGACTCTTTCTTCCATTCATAGATAGTTTG ttcttTGCCGTCCCTATACCGATTGTCCTACTTATGGCTTACAGCGTTTGGGTGCTTGTTAACCACCATAATAGCGTGTTTGATCAGCCTGAGAACAACAAAAAAACCGACATTGGATACTCGACTCTACGCACCTGTAATACGGTCTTGGTTAGAAAAGAATAA